The sequence GCAACAGCCTGTACGAGCAGACCTTCCGGCAGAACTACCAAACGTTCCTCAACTATCTGGGTTTTGAAGTCGAAGCCCTGGTCAAACCCCAGTGGTCCGTGGTCGGTCGCCTGCACCATCGCTCCGGTGCCTATGGCACCTACGGCGGCGTGAGCGAAGGCAGCAATGCCTACTTGGTCGGCGTTCGCTACCGCTATGGCCAATCCACCCCCCCGCGGATTGCGCCACTGATGCCCCCTGCAGCCGGCTGCCCTGGCGCACCCAGCCCCGACGAAGAGCAGAGGCAGAAGCCCCTTGCTGATCAGCTGAACGCTGTCGCCGAAGCCAAGCCTTCGCAGGCCACCAGTGCCAGCCAACCACCGGTCGCTCCAGCGCTTTCGACTGTCCCTGCGGCTGAACTGGAGGCTGAACGACACGAAGCGATCGAGGCCATCGTCGATCAACGCATCAGCGACCTCTATTACGTCCGCAGCCTCAAAGTTGAGCGGCGTGCGGGTACGCAATTTGTCAGCCGAGCGCAAGAAGAGGACGACTTCGGCACCGTGCGGCCTAACCAGTTGATGAATCCCAATGGCGATCAAAAACTGATCGAGGGATTTGTCAGCCGCTGGCGTTTTCAGGCTGCCCGCATCTTGATCACACCCAAGGGGTGGACTGCCAATCGCGCCGCCTTCAGCAACGACCCAATTACCCCGGCACAGTCCTGGATCGACCTGGAAGACGTGGTCGCCGTTCAAGAAAGCGAGGAACGCACCAAGATCAGCGCCAAGCGCAGCCGCTTGATTCTTGAAAACCGTCTTCCGATTCCGATGCGAAACAACATCGCCCTGGAGAAGGATCAACCCGCCGACAACGCTTGGGTGATTGCTGATGACGGGGTGGATCGCAGCGGCATCTACTTCGGGTACAACCTCAAAGAAATCGAACTGATCAAAGGGCGCTCCTTCACCAAACCCAACGGCGTCCGCGTTGAAGAGCAGCCCCTCAAGTTAAAAGTTCAACCGCAATTCATGGTGGCCCGGGCCCTCAATGGTCAGGTCAATAGCTTTGTGTTGCCTGGTGATCCAGTCGGTGGGCCCACGGGCTCACAACCCGCACAAATCGGCGACCTCTTCGGTGCCCTGATCAAGCTTGAGGGATCGGTCTTTGGTTATTCAACGAGTGACTTCACCGTCAGTCTGCCAACCTTGAATCCCCAAAACATGGCCAATGGCACCCGCAGTTGGGGCGACTTCTCGAGGCAGATCTTTATCCCCAAAATTGGTTTGATTCCAGGCGGTACCTACACCACGCGACTCTTCGGCGCCTACCGCTACAAGACCTACAACGGATCGCTCGGCCAACAGGATGTCTACTCAGCACTCGGCGCTTCGATTGAGCGCCAAGGCGACCTGAAACCCTGGGGAAAGATCAACCACAACTATTACTGGCGTGCCGCCTTCGGCAACTTCCAAGGCAGCGAGTTCAACAGCTCCAACCTCATCGACAGCACCCGCGGCAGTTTCTACGGGGCTGTGAACAGCAGCTTGCAGCTCTGGCGGGGCAAAGCGGGCGACCGAGACAACCCCAGGACCACGCAAAACACCCCCAGACCGATTGAACCCGGACTCCGGCTAAACACCAACACCAACGTCCGTCTCGATTACTACGGGGATGGGACGAGCCAAAACACCGTCACGCTGACCGGTGGACCGACGCTGACCTTGGGCCGGCTGGAGAAAAACTTCTTCGACTTCACAGAGATTTCCATCTCCGGTGGCGGCAGCCTGCAGCAGGGCCAAAGCCCCTTCAGCTTTGACCGAAACGTCGATCTCGCCACCTTGGCGTTCGGCTGGAAGCAGCAGCTGATTGGCCCATTGCTCTTCAGCGGTGGCATCGGCTTCAACGTCGATGGCAATTCGGGCTACT is a genomic window of Synechococcus sp. A10-1-5-1 containing:
- a CDS encoding DUF3769 domain-containing protein — translated: MGAAWAAQPAAAPSVSALTKASADQSPPVVINLLANEQGFDQRINRFVAKGDVQIDLAGGRILADRLEYETATRTLLLTGRVRFQRGEQYFQANSLRYSLIENSGDADAVYGVIDFDTSEVDFDLKAYPSVALPSLSYWPTSSSYERPSFGTASPELIRRGPRGQVLVSANWSNQATTAELALAQSPLQHSGEALMPGLALNGVTSSEQLLGLPEPAQLADWRVPPIAVAPAAQSMVCAPLIPPVPDWHPYPLAVTAWGYGQAIDASFGDSFTFNGRWRPENVWGLNFNKRLVDAGPLALEFDSNALLHKTSWQPGGEFNNSEPFAPLPPQTFGEFTAALGLRAWLQPWLSLGFFEGVSLLTSNSLYEQTFRQNYQTFLNYLGFEVEALVKPQWSVVGRLHHRSGAYGTYGGVSEGSNAYLVGVRYRYGQSTPPRIAPLMPPAAGCPGAPSPDEEQRQKPLADQLNAVAEAKPSQATSASQPPVAPALSTVPAAELEAERHEAIEAIVDQRISDLYYVRSLKVERRAGTQFVSRAQEEDDFGTVRPNQLMNPNGDQKLIEGFVSRWRFQAARILITPKGWTANRAAFSNDPITPAQSWIDLEDVVAVQESEERTKISAKRSRLILENRLPIPMRNNIALEKDQPADNAWVIADDGVDRSGIYFGYNLKEIELIKGRSFTKPNGVRVEEQPLKLKVQPQFMVARALNGQVNSFVLPGDPVGGPTGSQPAQIGDLFGALIKLEGSVFGYSTSDFTVSLPTLNPQNMANGTRSWGDFSRQIFIPKIGLIPGGTYTTRLFGAYRYKTYNGSLGQQDVYSALGASIERQGDLKPWGKINHNYYWRAAFGNFQGSEFNSSNLIDSTRGSFYGAVNSSLQLWRGKAGDRDNPRTTQNTPRPIEPGLRLNTNTNVRLDYYGDGTSQNTVTLTGGPTLTLGRLEKNFFDFTEISISGGGSLQQGQSPFSFDRNVDLATLAFGWKQQLIGPLLFSGGIGFNVDGNSGYYGDITGSFAELIWQRRSYEFAIYYSPYEQVGGIRVKLNDFNYRGTGLPFVPYTPTDFTKKRQGLY